One genomic segment of Styela clava chromosome 3, kaStyClav1.hap1.2, whole genome shotgun sequence includes these proteins:
- the LOC120342965 gene encoding vitamin D 25-hydroxylase-like, whose translation MMRKIVKILLITQLQKSTREPCLILRSNVELVATVIDLVAAATEATASVIRWCILAILHYPYCQEKIAKELHDVVGTEEKVAMKHQEKMPYTRAFIQEIFRYRPTLPLAIAHETTSEIRIGNFKIPKNTMITPNIWAAHRDPKPFENPNKFRPERFIDENGGFIPCDDVIPFSIGNRHCIGEHIARMEVFLFFTTLLRRFKISASKDKPLPSFDEGVFSIGYSPKKFDIVCHKESL comes from the exons ATGATGAGGAAAATTGTAAAGATTTTATTGATTACTCAATTGCAGAAGTCAACAAGGGAGCCGTGCCTGATTTTACGGTCG AATGTTGAATTGGTGGCAACAGTTATAGATTTAGTTGCGGCAGCAACAGAGGCAACTGCAAGTGTCATACGTTGGTGCATTTTGGCAATATTGCATTATCCTTATTGTCAGGAAAAGATTGCAAAAGAACTACATGATGTTGTAG GTACTGAAGAAAAGGTAGCTATGAAGCACCAGGAGAAAATGCCATACACTCGCGCATTTATTCAAGAAATATTTCGGTATCGACCAACATTACCGCTTGCTATTGCCCACGAAACCACATCTGAAATCCGCATCGGAAATTTCAAGATACCAAAAAATACGATG ATTACACCAAACATTTGGGCGGCTCATCGTGATCCAAAGCCATTCGAAAACCCAAACAAGTTTCGACCTGAAAGATTCATCGATGAAAATGGCGGTTTTATTCCTTGTGATGATGTGATTCCGTTTTCTATTGGAAATCGTCATTGCATTGGAGAACACATTGCAAGGATGGAAGTGTTTTTATTCTTCACAACTCTGCTCCGAAGGTTTAAGATCAGTGCAAGTAAAGACAAACCATTACCGTCATTTGATGAAGGAGTTTTTTCGATTGGTTACAGTCCAAAGAAATTTGATATAGTATGTCACAAAGAGTCTCTCTGA